In a single window of the Azospirillum sp. B510 genome:
- a CDS encoding methyl-accepting chemotaxis protein: MKFLENLTIRAKLFALVGLSILAPAVVIAISSGFTHRRMVDDRIDTIRSAVELAVGMAKGLTVQVEAKAMPREEALARFRDAVHAMSYHDGADYLFAYDLDGIAVANPSNPKAVGTDRTGLQDKAGKYFVREIVDTLRRQDSAIIHYVWPKLGSEVPLLKTNYVRRYQPLGLIVGSGVYTDDIDAAYREFLGRVLATTAALIGVLVLIAFLVNRDIVRSLHRLRDKMTALAAGDLGVTFPEAARRNEIGGMAQALRVFKENAEAKAALEASQAAQAERAAAEKREAMTRLASHFEQTVGNLIHDVAGETDAIERRAQDMTRAADETGRLAGAAATATEQTSANVQTVAAATEELTSSIGEISRQVGQSARIAREAVENTERANGKVQGLADAVERIGAVVGLINSIASQTNLLALNATIEAARAGEAGKGFTVVASEVKALANQTAKATEEIAAQVAAIQGETTQAVQEIKGVAQVIGRVNDVAASIASAVEQQGAATREISRNIQQAAQGSHEVSSSIGGVNSAAGRNGTVAYEVLENVRELSMRTDSLRGEVTRFLTQLRAG; encoded by the coding sequence ATGAAATTTCTGGAAAACCTGACGATCCGGGCCAAGCTGTTCGCATTGGTCGGATTGTCCATCCTGGCGCCTGCCGTCGTGATCGCGATCAGCAGCGGCTTCACCCACCGGCGCATGGTCGACGACCGCATCGACACCATCCGCTCCGCGGTGGAACTGGCGGTCGGCATGGCGAAGGGGTTGACTGTTCAAGTCGAGGCCAAGGCCATGCCCCGCGAGGAGGCGCTGGCCCGCTTCCGCGACGCGGTCCATGCCATGTCCTACCATGATGGCGCCGATTACCTGTTCGCCTACGACCTCGATGGCATCGCCGTCGCCAACCCGTCCAATCCCAAGGCGGTGGGCACCGACCGCACCGGGTTGCAGGACAAGGCCGGCAAATATTTCGTCCGCGAGATCGTCGACACGCTGCGCCGGCAGGACAGCGCCATCATCCATTATGTCTGGCCGAAGCTGGGATCCGAGGTTCCGCTGCTGAAGACCAACTATGTGCGGCGCTACCAGCCGCTTGGCCTGATCGTCGGATCCGGCGTCTACACCGACGATATCGACGCCGCCTATCGCGAGTTCCTCGGCAGGGTCCTCGCCACCACGGCGGCGCTGATCGGCGTGCTGGTGCTGATCGCCTTCCTGGTCAACCGCGACATCGTGCGCTCGCTGCACCGGCTGCGCGACAAGATGACCGCGCTGGCCGCCGGCGATCTCGGCGTGACCTTCCCGGAGGCGGCCCGCCGCAACGAGATCGGCGGCATGGCCCAGGCGCTGCGGGTGTTCAAGGAGAATGCCGAGGCCAAGGCCGCCCTGGAAGCCAGCCAGGCGGCGCAGGCCGAGCGGGCCGCGGCGGAAAAGCGCGAGGCGATGACGCGGCTCGCCAGCCATTTCGAGCAGACCGTCGGCAATCTGATCCATGATGTCGCCGGCGAGACGGACGCCATCGAACGGCGCGCCCAGGACATGACGCGCGCCGCCGACGAGACCGGCCGGCTGGCCGGCGCCGCCGCCACGGCGACGGAACAGACCTCCGCCAACGTCCAGACCGTCGCCGCCGCGACGGAGGAATTGACCAGCTCGATCGGCGAGATCAGCCGGCAGGTCGGCCAGTCGGCGCGGATCGCCCGCGAAGCGGTCGAGAACACCGAACGGGCCAACGGCAAGGTGCAGGGTTTGGCCGACGCGGTGGAACGGATCGGCGCGGTGGTCGGGCTGATCAACTCCATCGCCAGCCAGACCAATCTGCTGGCGCTCAACGCCACCATCGAAGCCGCCCGCGCCGGGGAGGCCGGCAAGGGCTTCACCGTCGTCGCCAGCGAGGTGAAGGCGCTCGCCAACCAGACCGCCAAGGCCACCGAGGAGATCGCAGCCCAGGTCGCCGCCATCCAGGGCGAGACCACCCAGGCCGTGCAGGAGATCAAGGGCGTGGCGCAGGTCATCGGCCGGGTCAACGACGTCGCCGCCTCGATCGCGTCGGCGGTCGAACAGCAGGGGGCGGCGACCCGCGAGATCAGCCGCAACATCCAGCAGGCCGCCCAGGGCAGCCACGAGGTCTCGTCCAGCATCGGCGGCGTCAATTCCGCCGCCGGCCGGAACGGCACGGTCGCCTACGAGGTGCTGGAGAATGTGCGGGAGCTGTCGATGCGGACCGACAGCCTGCGCGGCGAGGTGACCCGTTTCCTGACTCAGCTGCGGGCCGGCTGA
- a CDS encoding LysR family transcriptional regulator: MLQGVRHIKAFVAVARLGSFTRAAAEVNVSQPALTVQIRQLEESLGVRLFDRNKRHVVLTQAGRDLLPALQRVLVELDAVMSASHDLAGLRRGSVSVATLPSVAAGLLPIAIRRFATDHPNIDVRVSDVVAERIIQLVKAEEVDFGIGSRVGPDRDVEVVDFLCDRMCAFFPADHPLNGRRPLPLRDVVAFPLILTARGTSVRSLVERTVEKEGLEISLSCEANYMSTAVGMVRAGLGVTVLPESAVAAASCEGIVVEPIQSAGLMRRIGFIRKTGRSLSPAAERFTALLRDIAGPALPHFSSMDGGGAKGRPDRKIPLIG, translated from the coding sequence ATGCTCCAGGGAGTGAGACACATCAAGGCGTTCGTCGCCGTGGCGCGTCTCGGCAGCTTCACCAGGGCGGCGGCGGAGGTCAACGTGTCGCAGCCGGCCCTGACCGTACAGATCCGCCAGTTGGAGGAAAGCCTGGGCGTGCGGCTGTTCGACCGCAACAAGCGTCATGTCGTGCTGACCCAGGCCGGCCGCGATCTGCTGCCCGCCCTGCAACGGGTGCTGGTCGAACTGGATGCGGTGATGAGCGCCAGCCATGATCTGGCCGGGCTGAGACGGGGATCGGTGTCGGTCGCCACCCTGCCCTCGGTCGCCGCCGGGCTGCTGCCGATCGCCATCCGGCGCTTCGCCACCGACCATCCCAACATCGACGTACGGGTCAGCGATGTCGTCGCCGAGCGCATCATCCAGCTGGTCAAGGCGGAGGAGGTGGATTTCGGTATCGGCAGCCGGGTCGGCCCGGACCGCGATGTCGAGGTCGTCGATTTCCTGTGCGACCGGATGTGCGCCTTCTTCCCCGCCGACCATCCTTTGAACGGGCGGCGCCCGCTGCCGCTGCGGGATGTCGTCGCCTTCCCGCTGATCCTGACGGCGCGCGGCACCAGCGTACGGTCCCTGGTCGAACGGACGGTTGAGAAGGAAGGGCTTGAAATCAGCCTGTCCTGCGAGGCCAACTACATGTCGACGGCGGTCGGCATGGTGCGGGCCGGGCTCGGTGTTACGGTGCTGCCGGAATCGGCGGTCGCCGCCGCCTCCTGCGAGGGGATCGTGGTGGAGCCGATCCAAAGCGCCGGGCTGATGCGCCGGATCGGCTTCATCCGCAAGACCGGCCGCTCCCTGTCCCCGGCGGCGGAGCGCTTCACCGCCCTGTTGCGGGACATCGCAGGCCCGGCTCTGCCGCATTTCTCCAGCATGGACGGCGGCGGCGCGAAAGGGCGGCCGGATCGCAAGATCCCCCTTATTGGATAA
- a CDS encoding CitMHS family transporter, with the protein MLALLGLATIVVLLVVIMTNRMSPLVALIAVPIIAALAGGFGLETSKFIIAGIRSIAPTAGMFVFAIIFFGVVTDAGMMDPIIDRILRVVGTRPARITVGSTLLALLIHLDGSGAVCFLITIPAMLPLYERLGMDKRILALCVSMAAGVNFLPWTGPMIRSAAALKVPVTDIFNPLIAVQGVGLLFIFTVAFLLGKREERRLGLGGAALAAGEAPVGPAPRVLTPEQIRIRRPKLFWVNLILTAVIMGVMIEGAVDPVVMFMIGTVLALMINYPDVKMQKDRVDAHAKAALMMASILLAAGVFTGIMGGTKMLSAMAQSAVAFVPPDMAQHIPFTLGILSMPLSLLFDPDSYYFGMMPVVAEVYKTLGGDPIQIAQASVLGQMTVGFPVSPLTPATFLVVGLCGIGLGEHQKFSIPYLFAASVVMTFAAAILGVIPF; encoded by the coding sequence ATGCTTGCGTTGCTCGGCTTGGCCACCATCGTCGTTCTGCTGGTGGTCATCATGACGAACCGGATGTCGCCGCTCGTCGCGCTGATCGCCGTGCCGATCATCGCGGCGCTGGCGGGCGGCTTCGGTCTTGAAACCAGCAAATTCATCATCGCCGGCATCCGGTCGATCGCACCGACCGCCGGCATGTTCGTCTTCGCCATCATCTTCTTCGGCGTCGTCACCGACGCCGGCATGATGGATCCGATCATCGACCGCATCCTGCGCGTCGTCGGCACGCGGCCGGCGCGCATCACCGTCGGCAGCACGCTGCTGGCCCTGCTGATCCATCTCGACGGGTCGGGTGCCGTCTGCTTCCTGATCACCATTCCGGCGATGCTGCCGCTCTATGAGCGGCTGGGCATGGACAAGCGCATCCTGGCGCTGTGCGTGTCGATGGCGGCGGGCGTCAATTTCCTGCCCTGGACCGGCCCGATGATCCGCTCCGCCGCCGCGCTGAAGGTGCCGGTGACCGACATCTTCAACCCGCTGATCGCGGTGCAGGGCGTCGGCCTGCTGTTCATCTTCACCGTCGCCTTCCTGCTCGGCAAGCGCGAGGAGCGCCGTCTCGGCCTTGGCGGCGCGGCACTGGCGGCGGGCGAGGCTCCGGTCGGGCCGGCGCCGCGCGTCCTGACGCCGGAGCAGATCCGGATCCGCCGGCCGAAGCTGTTCTGGGTCAACCTGATCCTCACCGCCGTGATCATGGGCGTGATGATCGAGGGGGCGGTCGATCCGGTGGTGATGTTCATGATCGGCACCGTGCTGGCGCTGATGATCAACTATCCCGACGTCAAGATGCAGAAGGACCGCGTCGACGCCCATGCCAAGGCGGCGCTGATGATGGCGAGCATCCTGCTGGCGGCCGGCGTCTTCACCGGCATCATGGGCGGCACCAAGATGCTGAGCGCCATGGCGCAGTCCGCCGTCGCCTTCGTGCCCCCGGACATGGCGCAGCACATTCCCTTCACGCTGGGCATCCTGTCGATGCCGCTGAGCCTGCTGTTCGACCCGGACTCCTATTATTTCGGCATGATGCCGGTGGTGGCCGAGGTCTACAAGACGCTGGGCGGCGACCCGATCCAGATCGCCCAGGCCTCCGTGCTGGGCCAGATGACCGTCGGCTTCCCGGTCAGCCCGCTCACCCCCGCCACCTTCCTGGTGGTCGGCCTGTGCGGCATCGGGCTGGGCGAGCATCAGAAATTCTCGATCCCCTATCTGTTCGCCGCCTCGGTGGTCATGACCTTCGCCGCGGCCATCCTCGGGGTCATTCCGTTCTGA
- a CDS encoding acyclic terpene utilization AtuA family protein, translating into MKTIRIGSGAGYSGDRIEPAVELAEKGDIQYLVFECLAERTIAIAQGAKLKDPAQGYDPLLAERMLAVLRPCREKGIRIITNMGAANPAAAAARTREIARSLGLGGLRIAAVSGDDVLETLKSGDHRIEETGEPVSAMAGKLVSANAYLGAAPIVEALKAGADIVITGRVADPALFLAPQIFEFGWSMEDWDLLGKGTVVGHLLECAGQITGGYFADPGVKDVAGLARLGFPIAEVGEDGSAIITKVAGSGGAVTTATCKEQLLYEIHDPAAYLTPDVVADFSRVRFVQEGPDRVRVSGASGRPRPATLKVSVGYLDSFIGEGQISYAGPGALARGRLALEIVRERLALTGVAASELRFDLLGVDSIHGGALSTAGGREPYEVRVRVVGRTASLKEAQRIGNEVETLYTNGPASGGGATKSAKDVVAMLSALLPRELAAPAIEYREA; encoded by the coding sequence ATGAAAACCATCCGTATCGGATCGGGCGCCGGCTATTCGGGCGACCGCATCGAACCGGCCGTGGAACTGGCCGAAAAGGGCGACATCCAGTATCTCGTCTTCGAATGCCTGGCGGAGCGCACGATCGCCATCGCCCAGGGGGCCAAGCTGAAGGACCCGGCGCAGGGCTACGACCCGCTGCTGGCCGAGCGCATGCTGGCGGTGCTGCGGCCCTGCCGGGAGAAGGGCATCCGCATCATCACCAACATGGGGGCGGCCAACCCGGCCGCCGCCGCCGCCCGGACGCGGGAGATCGCCCGCTCGCTCGGGCTCGGCGGGCTGAGGATCGCCGCGGTGTCCGGCGACGACGTGCTGGAGACGCTGAAGTCCGGCGACCACCGCATCGAGGAGACCGGGGAGCCGGTGTCGGCCATGGCCGGCAAGCTGGTCTCCGCCAACGCCTATCTCGGCGCCGCCCCCATCGTCGAGGCGCTGAAGGCCGGAGCCGACATCGTCATCACCGGCCGCGTCGCCGATCCGGCCCTGTTCCTCGCCCCGCAGATCTTCGAGTTCGGCTGGTCGATGGAGGATTGGGATCTCCTCGGCAAGGGAACGGTGGTCGGCCATCTGCTGGAATGCGCCGGCCAGATCACCGGCGGCTATTTCGCCGATCCCGGCGTGAAGGACGTCGCCGGCCTCGCCCGGCTCGGCTTTCCCATCGCCGAGGTGGGAGAGGACGGCTCCGCCATCATCACCAAGGTCGCCGGGTCGGGCGGGGCTGTGACGACCGCCACCTGCAAGGAACAGCTGCTCTATGAAATCCACGATCCCGCCGCCTATCTGACGCCGGACGTGGTCGCCGACTTCTCGCGGGTGCGCTTCGTGCAGGAGGGTCCGGACCGGGTCCGGGTGTCGGGCGCCAGCGGGCGGCCGCGGCCGGCGACGCTGAAGGTCTCGGTCGGCTATCTCGACAGCTTCATCGGCGAGGGGCAGATCTCCTATGCCGGTCCCGGCGCGCTCGCCCGCGGCCGGCTGGCGCTGGAGATCGTGCGCGAGCGGCTGGCGCTGACCGGCGTCGCCGCGAGCGAGCTGCGTTTCGACCTGCTCGGCGTCGATTCCATCCATGGCGGCGCGCTGTCCACCGCCGGCGGCCGGGAGCCCTACGAGGTGCGGGTGCGGGTGGTCGGGCGCACCGCCAGCCTGAAGGAGGCGCAGCGCATCGGCAACGAGGTCGAAACGCTCTACACCAACGGCCCGGCCAGCGGCGGCGGCGCCACCAAATCCGCCAAGGACGTGGTGGCGATGCTGTCCGCCCTGCTGCCGCGCGAACTGGCGGCGCCCGCCATCGAATACAGGGAGGCCTGA
- a CDS encoding AtuA-related protein, translating into MKLRDIAHSRTGDKGDISNISVIAFDEADYPLIEAQVTAERVKALFHEVVHGEVVRYTIPSVGALNFVMRQALGGGVTRSLALDAHGKCLASALLDLEIPDRAHPV; encoded by the coding sequence ATGAAACTCCGCGACATCGCCCATTCCCGCACCGGCGACAAGGGCGACATCTCCAACATCTCCGTCATCGCCTTCGACGAGGCGGACTATCCGCTGATCGAGGCCCAGGTCACCGCCGAGCGGGTCAAGGCGCTGTTCCACGAGGTCGTGCATGGCGAGGTGGTGCGCTACACCATCCCCAGCGTCGGCGCCCTCAACTTCGTGATGCGGCAGGCGCTGGGCGGCGGCGTCACCCGCTCGCTGGCGCTCGACGCCCATGGCAAATGCCTGGCTTCGGCGCTGCTCGACCTGGAGATTCCGGACCGCGCCCACCCCGTCTGA
- a CDS encoding EamA family transporter, whose translation MANASIKFISAKFTSAETTPSPRSEPAALPLLILLASLLSQYTGAASAKSLFPLVGAEGVTALRVGLSALMLMAILRPWRGRPGRKPPGRADLRNLLVYGATLGAMNLSIYRAMELIPIGIAIAIEVTGPLAVALLGSRRLKDFLWIACAAAGLALLLPLREASGALDPAGVAYAAAAAFCWALYILFGKRASSLPGGQAVAWGMLVAASFTVPLGIAHAGAGLLAPAALATGLAVAVLSSMVPYLLEMMALRRLPSHVFGLAVSASPAVAALIGFLMLGEQLSGLQWAAIACIMGASAGAALGQGARRRA comes from the coding sequence GTGGCGAACGCATCCATCAAGTTCATCTCTGCCAAGTTCACTTCAGCCGAAACCACCCCGTCCCCGCGGTCGGAGCCGGCGGCGCTGCCGCTGCTGATCCTGCTGGCGTCGCTGCTGTCGCAATATACCGGGGCGGCCTCGGCGAAATCGCTGTTCCCGCTGGTCGGGGCGGAGGGGGTGACGGCTCTGCGCGTCGGGCTGTCGGCGCTGATGCTGATGGCGATCCTGCGGCCCTGGCGCGGCCGGCCGGGACGCAAGCCGCCGGGACGGGCGGATCTGCGCAACCTGCTGGTCTATGGCGCCACGCTGGGGGCGATGAACCTGTCGATCTACCGGGCGATGGAGCTGATTCCGATCGGCATCGCCATCGCCATCGAGGTGACCGGGCCGCTGGCGGTGGCTCTGCTGGGATCGCGCCGGCTGAAGGATTTCCTGTGGATCGCCTGCGCCGCCGCCGGCCTCGCCCTGCTGCTGCCGCTGCGGGAGGCGTCCGGCGCCCTCGACCCGGCGGGCGTCGCCTATGCGGCGGCGGCCGCCTTCTGCTGGGCGCTCTACATCCTGTTCGGCAAGCGGGCGTCGTCCCTGCCGGGCGGGCAGGCGGTGGCCTGGGGCATGCTGGTCGCCGCCAGCTTCACCGTTCCGCTGGGGATCGCCCATGCCGGGGCGGGACTGCTGGCGCCGGCGGCGCTGGCCACCGGCCTCGCCGTCGCCGTGCTGTCCAGCATGGTGCCCTATCTGCTGGAGATGATGGCGCTCCGCCGCCTGCCCAGCCATGTCTTCGGCCTTGCCGTCAGCGCCTCCCCCGCGGTGGCGGCGCTGATCGGCTTCCTGATGCTGGGCGAGCAGCTGAGCGGTCTGCAATGGGCCGCCATCGCCTGCATCATGGGCGCCTCGGCCGGCGCCGCCCTGGGCCAGGGCGCGCGTCGGCGGGCGTGA
- a CDS encoding Lrp/AsnC family transcriptional regulator, which translates to MRSTIARPPDPLDDQDRAILRILQQDNRTSQREIGEAVHLSAPAVQRRIARMEAAGTIRRNVAVVDPAAAGQGVTLVVEVQTVNDRSPVIAAAKRQFREAPEVQQCYFVTGRASFVLILLVPDMASYELLSRRLFADNELVQSFQTMVVLDPVKVTLEVDL; encoded by the coding sequence ATGCGCTCAACGATCGCTCGCCCGCCCGATCCGCTCGACGACCAGGACCGCGCGATCCTGCGCATCCTCCAGCAGGACAACAGGACCTCGCAGCGCGAGATCGGCGAGGCGGTGCATCTCTCCGCCCCGGCGGTGCAGCGCCGCATCGCCCGGATGGAGGCGGCCGGAACCATCCGCCGCAACGTGGCGGTGGTCGATCCGGCGGCGGCCGGGCAGGGCGTCACGCTGGTGGTGGAGGTGCAGACCGTCAACGACCGCTCCCCCGTCATCGCCGCCGCCAAGCGCCAGTTCCGCGAGGCGCCGGAGGTGCAGCAATGCTATTTCGTCACCGGCAGGGCCAGCTTCGTGCTGATCCTGCTGGTCCCGGACATGGCGAGCTACGAGCTGCTGTCGCGCCGCCTGTTCGCCGACAACGAGCTGGTGCAGTCCTTCCAGACCATGGTCGTGCTCGACCCGGTGAAGGTGACGCTGGAGGTGGATCTGTAG
- a CDS encoding MBL fold metallo-hydrolase, which produces MRNPYWQGPVSANFDGLRFFNPGEPDTDRSLSQLLRWQFGRKVARWPRQVPVVPVMPARSVAGLRVTVVGHVTTLIQSAGLNILTDPVWSDRASPVGFAGPKRVTAPGIRFHDLPRIDAVLLSHNHYDHLDIATLKRLHDRDAPLIITPLGNDTILREHIAGVRTAAGDWWSRFALGPDADAHIVPANHWSARTGRDRRMALWGGFVLRTPAGSVYFAGDTGYGSGAAFRAIGERLGACDLALIPIGAYAPRWFMATQHCDPDEAVRIMTDIGAKKAVGIHWGTFALTDEARDEPPQRLRAALAAHGIDPARFEAAHPGTVVEG; this is translated from the coding sequence ATGCGCAATCCCTATTGGCAAGGTCCCGTCTCGGCGAATTTCGACGGTCTGCGCTTCTTCAATCCCGGCGAGCCGGACACCGACCGCAGCCTGAGCCAACTGCTCCGCTGGCAATTCGGCCGGAAGGTGGCCCGATGGCCCCGCCAAGTGCCGGTCGTCCCGGTGATGCCGGCCCGCAGCGTCGCCGGCCTGCGGGTGACGGTGGTGGGGCATGTCACCACCCTGATCCAAAGCGCCGGACTGAACATCCTGACCGACCCGGTCTGGTCCGACCGCGCCAGCCCGGTTGGCTTCGCCGGGCCGAAGCGGGTGACGGCACCGGGCATCCGCTTCCATGATCTGCCGAGGATCGACGCGGTTCTGCTGTCGCACAATCATTACGACCATCTCGATATCGCGACTCTGAAGCGCCTGCACGACCGCGACGCGCCGCTGATCATCACCCCGCTCGGCAACGACACCATCCTGCGCGAACATATCGCGGGAGTGCGGACGGCGGCGGGCGACTGGTGGAGCCGCTTCGCGCTGGGACCGGACGCCGACGCCCACATCGTGCCGGCCAACCACTGGTCGGCGCGCACCGGGCGCGACCGCCGGATGGCCCTGTGGGGCGGCTTCGTCCTGCGCACCCCGGCCGGCTCGGTCTATTTCGCCGGTGACACCGGCTATGGCAGCGGTGCCGCCTTCCGCGCCATCGGCGAGCGGCTGGGGGCCTGCGACCTGGCGCTGATCCCCATCGGCGCCTACGCGCCGCGCTGGTTCATGGCGACCCAGCATTGCGACCCCGACGAGGCGGTGCGGATCATGACCGACATCGGGGCGAAAAAGGCGGTCGGCATCCATTGGGGTACCTTCGCCCTGACCGACGAGGCGCGGGACGAGCCGCCGCAGCGGCTGCGCGCCGCCCTGGCCGCCCACGGCATCGATCCCGCCCGCTTCGAAGCCGCCCATCCCGGAACGGTGGTGGAGGGCTGA
- a CDS encoding ATP-dependent DNA helicase codes for MQSDSPTDEQHRAIQAIDAWYKDDQAQQVFWLAGEAGTGKTKTTAFALEHLLERRRLTDYVVGAPTGKAAQVLRQKGIEGAATLHSLLYAPRKDGDTGDLIFARRSDGPVADADLIVCDEGSMIGDDLARDLMRTGKKILVIADDYQLPPVSGQGLFTSGEPDFRLTEPHRTARESPVIRLAHLLRRQEMPRRFGSVGKVHVLPLERATQSLIMRPSSQAICGTHRVRTTYTKRMRTLLGHESVMPQAGERVICRRNQKDEGLYNGMIGALTRPAAEAQGRDAGLWSLGVQMEDELRSRGKLIVHPWMFQAHYTDGMVQPRVGKDIQLYDWAWLITCHASQGSEFPSVTVVDDSAAFREHRWRWLYTAVTRSREELVLLLRNADLGGPWRVPAFEDCLPT; via the coding sequence ATGCAGTCCGACAGCCCGACCGACGAGCAGCATCGCGCCATCCAGGCGATCGATGCCTGGTACAAGGACGACCAGGCCCAGCAGGTCTTCTGGCTGGCCGGGGAGGCCGGGACCGGCAAGACCAAGACCACCGCCTTCGCGTTGGAGCATCTGCTGGAACGACGCCGGCTGACCGACTATGTGGTCGGCGCCCCCACCGGCAAGGCGGCGCAGGTGCTGCGGCAGAAGGGGATCGAGGGGGCGGCGACGCTGCATTCGCTGCTCTATGCCCCGCGCAAGGACGGCGATACCGGCGACCTGATCTTCGCCCGGCGCAGCGACGGGCCGGTCGCCGACGCCGATCTGATCGTCTGCGACGAGGGGTCGATGATCGGCGACGATCTGGCCCGCGACCTGATGCGGACCGGCAAGAAGATCCTGGTCATCGCCGACGATTACCAGCTGCCGCCGGTATCCGGCCAGGGGCTGTTCACCAGCGGGGAGCCGGATTTCCGCCTGACCGAGCCGCATCGCACCGCCCGCGAAAGCCCGGTCATCCGGTTGGCCCACCTGCTGCGCCGGCAGGAGATGCCGCGCCGCTTCGGCTCCGTCGGCAAGGTCCATGTCCTGCCGCTGGAGCGCGCCACCCAGTCGCTGATCATGCGGCCGTCGTCTCAGGCGATCTGCGGCACCCACCGTGTCCGCACCACCTACACCAAGCGGATGCGGACGCTGCTCGGTCACGAGTCGGTGATGCCGCAGGCGGGGGAGCGCGTCATCTGCCGCCGCAACCAGAAGGACGAGGGGCTCTACAACGGCATGATCGGCGCGCTGACCCGTCCCGCCGCCGAGGCGCAGGGCCGCGACGCCGGGCTGTGGTCGCTCGGCGTCCAGATGGAGGACGAGTTGCGGTCGCGCGGCAAGCTGATCGTCCATCCCTGGATGTTCCAGGCCCATTACACCGACGGCATGGTCCAGCCGCGGGTCGGCAAGGACATCCAGCTTTACGACTGGGCGTGGCTGATCACCTGTCATGCCTCGCAGGGGTCGGAGTTCCCGTCGGTCACCGTGGTGGATGATTCGGCGGCCTTCCGCGAGCACCGCTGGCGCTGGCTCTATACCGCCGTCACCCGTTCGCGCGAGGAGCTTGTGCTGCTGCTGCGCAATGCCGATCTCGGCGGGCCGTGGCGGGTGCCGGCCTTCGAGGACTGCCTGCCCACCTGA
- a CDS encoding YeiH family protein — protein MCPDSAAAAKAVPERPLLARAGRILPGLALCVAVTALAFAAASAEIALFGEAWIEALVLAILIGTALRTAWQPSARWHPGIGFSAKILLEVAVILLGASVSAATILSAGPALLLGIAGVVAFALLAGFGIGRLLGLPVRMALLVACGNAICGNSAIAAVAPVIDAHSDDVAASIAFTAVLGVAVVLGLPLVGMGLRLSGVQYGALAGLTVYAVPQVIAAAAPLGATAVQVGTLVKLVRVLMLGPVCLLLSLLAPRLGDEGAGGMADAGEGRGRAHPPFHHLVPWFIQGFLAMIALRSLDLIPQAALPAMEHAATLLTVVSMAALGLGVDVRTVARAGGRVTAAVILCLLVLGAISLTLIRLIGLA, from the coding sequence ATGTGCCCAGACAGCGCGGCAGCCGCGAAAGCGGTGCCGGAACGCCCCCTGCTTGCTCGTGCCGGCCGGATTTTGCCTGGCCTCGCCCTGTGCGTCGCCGTCACCGCGCTCGCCTTCGCCGCCGCGTCGGCCGAAATCGCGCTGTTCGGCGAGGCGTGGATCGAGGCGCTGGTGCTGGCGATCCTGATCGGCACCGCGCTGCGCACCGCCTGGCAGCCGTCGGCGCGCTGGCATCCCGGCATCGGCTTTTCCGCCAAGATCCTGCTGGAGGTGGCGGTCATCCTGCTCGGCGCGTCGGTCAGCGCCGCCACCATTCTCTCAGCGGGCCCGGCTCTGCTGCTGGGTATCGCCGGGGTGGTGGCCTTCGCCCTGCTGGCCGGCTTCGGGATCGGGCGGCTGCTCGGCCTGCCGGTGCGGATGGCGCTGCTGGTGGCCTGCGGCAACGCGATCTGCGGCAATTCGGCCATCGCCGCGGTGGCGCCGGTGATCGATGCCCACAGCGACGATGTCGCCGCCTCCATCGCCTTCACCGCCGTGCTGGGGGTGGCCGTCGTGCTCGGCCTGCCGCTGGTCGGCATGGGGCTGCGGTTGAGCGGGGTGCAATATGGCGCGCTGGCCGGGCTGACCGTCTATGCCGTCCCGCAGGTGATCGCCGCCGCCGCCCCCCTGGGCGCCACCGCCGTGCAGGTCGGCACGCTGGTCAAGCTGGTGCGGGTGCTGATGCTGGGGCCGGTCTGCCTGCTGCTGTCGCTGCTGGCGCCCCGGCTCGGGGACGAGGGGGCCGGCGGCATGGCCGACGCCGGGGAGGGGAGGGGCCGGGCCCATCCGCCGTTCCATCATCTGGTGCCGTGGTTCATCCAGGGCTTTCTGGCGATGATCGCGTTGCGCTCGCTCGACCTCATTCCGCAGGCGGCATTGCCGGCGATGGAGCATGCGGCGACCCTGCTGACGGTGGTGTCGATGGCGGCGCTGGGGCTGGGGGTCGATGTGCGGACGGTGGCGCGGGCCGGCGGGCGGGTCACCGCGGCGGTCATCCTCTGCCTGCTGGTGCTGGGGGCGATCAGCCTGACCCTGATCCGGCTGATCGGGCTGGCCTGA